The Candidatus Hydrogenedentota bacterium genome includes a window with the following:
- the nuoL gene encoding NADH-quinone oxidoreductase subunit L, translating into MQHAWLIPALPLASFAVNGLLISPISKRGAGIVGTLAIVASAACAYMLAWEYFTAYPPGHEHPALVPWSFEWLRYQPGLSVNVGVLVDPISVLLMIVVTTVSALVHIYSNAYMHGEHGFGRYFTFLNLFTFSMLGLVVAPDIIQMYVCWELVGVSSFLLIGFYYTKPTAVAASKKAFIVTRFADLGFLVGVIILSYWGFRLYPAWSAEVGAAANGLAHVQPVDFAYLNHPAFLAEFSGLGITFIGINLLTLAMVLVYMGAAGKSAMFPLHIWLPDAMEGPTPVSALIHAATMVVAGVYLVARLFPAFAFSGTALAVVACVGAFTSLFAAVIGTTQDDIKRVLAFSTLSQLGYMMLALGVSTIEHPGGYTASMFHLFTHAFFKALLFLGAGAVIHAVHTNSIWEMGGLAKKMPITHVTFLIATLAISGIPPFAGFFSKDEILASSLANGHPIVFGVSMLVAGLTAFYMFRIYFVTFWGQGRGEGASHAHEAPAVMWMPMALLAVLSAVTGFVPMGQYVGIGEHEAHHGVNLAIAIPATLVALLGTATAAYFYIGDGSRARAAASALGIVYRTVKQKFYFDEMYLFVTHKIIFRRIARPIAWFDKRVVDGGVDASGWATRTSGRLLSHAQTGQVQTYGLWFTGGVAFVILILWAALV; encoded by the coding sequence ATGCAGCACGCGTGGTTGATACCCGCGCTGCCGCTTGCGTCGTTCGCCGTGAACGGGCTGCTGATCAGTCCGATCTCGAAACGCGGCGCGGGCATCGTGGGCACGCTCGCGATCGTGGCGTCTGCCGCGTGCGCGTACATGCTGGCGTGGGAATACTTCACGGCGTACCCTCCGGGCCACGAGCACCCGGCCCTGGTGCCGTGGTCGTTCGAATGGCTGCGGTACCAGCCGGGGCTGTCGGTCAATGTCGGCGTGCTGGTCGACCCGATCTCCGTGCTGCTCATGATTGTGGTGACGACCGTCAGCGCGCTGGTACACATTTACAGCAACGCGTACATGCACGGAGAACACGGCTTCGGCCGCTATTTCACGTTTCTGAACCTGTTCACGTTCAGCATGCTCGGGCTAGTCGTCGCGCCCGACATCATCCAAATGTATGTCTGCTGGGAACTCGTCGGCGTGAGCAGTTTCCTGTTGATCGGGTTCTACTACACCAAACCGACCGCCGTTGCCGCGTCGAAGAAGGCGTTCATCGTCACACGGTTCGCGGACCTGGGCTTCCTCGTGGGCGTGATTATTCTCAGCTACTGGGGCTTCCGGCTGTATCCCGCATGGTCGGCGGAAGTCGGCGCGGCAGCAAACGGGCTGGCCCACGTCCAGCCGGTCGATTTCGCCTATCTCAACCACCCCGCGTTTCTCGCGGAATTCTCCGGACTCGGCATCACGTTTATTGGAATCAATCTCCTCACGCTCGCAATGGTGCTCGTATACATGGGCGCGGCGGGCAAGAGCGCGATGTTCCCGCTGCACATCTGGTTGCCGGACGCGATGGAAGGGCCGACACCGGTGTCCGCGCTCATTCACGCGGCGACAATGGTAGTCGCCGGCGTGTATCTCGTGGCGCGGCTGTTCCCCGCGTTCGCGTTCAGCGGAACGGCGCTGGCGGTGGTTGCATGCGTCGGTGCGTTTACAAGCCTGTTCGCGGCGGTCATCGGCACGACGCAGGACGACATCAAGCGCGTGCTCGCCTTCTCGACCTTGAGCCAGTTGGGTTACATGATGCTTGCGCTCGGCGTGAGCACTATCGAACACCCGGGCGGATACACAGCGAGCATGTTCCACCTGTTCACGCACGCGTTCTTCAAGGCGCTGTTGTTCCTCGGCGCGGGCGCCGTCATTCACGCGGTCCACACGAACTCGATCTGGGAGATGGGCGGTCTGGCAAAGAAGATGCCTATCACGCACGTCACGTTTCTGATCGCAACACTCGCCATCAGCGGCATTCCGCCGTTTGCCGGGTTCTTCTCGAAAGACGAAATCCTCGCGTCGTCGCTTGCAAACGGGCACCCGATCGTCTTTGGCGTGTCGATGCTCGTGGCGGGGCTGACCGCGTTCTACATGTTTCGCATCTACTTCGTCACGTTTTGGGGACAAGGCCGCGGCGAGGGCGCGTCACACGCGCACGAAGCGCCCGCCGTCATGTGGATGCCCATGGCGCTGCTCGCCGTGTTGTCCGCGGTAACCGGATTTGTCCCCATGGGCCAATACGTCGGCATCGGCGAACACGAAGCGCATCACGGGGTAAACCTGGCAATCGCAATTCCCGCGACACTTGTCGCACTGCTTGGGACCGCCACCGCCGCATATTTCTATATCGGTGACGGAAGCCGCGCGCGCGCGGCCGCGTCGGCATTGGGAATCGTCTACCGCACCGTGAAACAAAAATTCTATTTCGACGAGATGTACCTGTTCGTCACGCACAAAATTATCTTTCGGCGGATCGCGCGGCCCATCGCATGGTTCGACAAGCGCGTCGTGGACGGCGGCGTCGATGCGAGCGGCTGGGCGACGCGTACCAGCGGGCGGTTGTTGAGCCACGCGCAAACCGGCCAGGTGCAAACCTACGGCCTGTGGTTCACAGGCGGCGTGGCGTTCGTGATTCTGATCTTGTGGGCCGCGCTCGTGTAG
- the nuoB gene encoding NADH-quinone oxidoreductase subunit NuoB, with translation MGVALEKLPGIVERFPGGSVAITRLDQAINLARSNSLWPLMFGTKCCAIEMLMATGASHHDLSRFGAEVARASVRQADLMVIAGAIVKKMAPRMRLLYEQMAEPRYVIATGSCAISGGPFMYNSYTVVRGADEVIPVDVYVPGCPPRPEAFFWGLLTLQRMIREGETIREPGIRRKPVMAALPEDVTIHEIRKEIRGTLIDENVIDVEKSANEKPWAQKVREWIRKASSR, from the coding sequence ATGGGTGTAGCGCTCGAGAAATTGCCGGGCATAGTCGAGCGTTTTCCCGGCGGCTCGGTCGCGATCACGCGGCTGGACCAGGCGATCAATCTGGCGCGATCGAACAGCCTGTGGCCGCTCATGTTTGGCACGAAGTGCTGCGCGATCGAAATGCTGATGGCCACGGGCGCGTCGCACCACGACCTTTCGCGCTTCGGCGCGGAGGTGGCGCGCGCCTCCGTGCGGCAGGCCGACCTGATGGTCATTGCGGGGGCGATCGTGAAGAAGATGGCGCCGCGCATGCGCCTGCTCTACGAACAAATGGCCGAACCGAGATACGTGATCGCAACGGGATCGTGCGCCATTTCAGGCGGGCCGTTCATGTACAACTCCTACACCGTCGTCCGCGGCGCCGACGAAGTCATCCCGGTCGACGTATATGTGCCGGGATGTCCACCGCGGCCCGAGGCCTTCTTTTGGGGGCTGCTGACGCTCCAACGCATGATTCGCGAAGGCGAGACGATTCGAGAACCGGGGATTCGCCGAAAGCCGGTCATGGCTGCATTGCCGGAAGACGTGACGATCCACGAGATTCGCAAGGAAATCCGCGGCACGTTGATCGACGAAAACGTGATCGACGTCGAAAAATCCGCGAACGAGAAACCCTGGGCCCAAAAGGTGAGAGAATGGATTCGGAAAGCCTCCTCACGCTGA
- a CDS encoding 4Fe-4S binding protein, with protein MGMIHSIRVVNEQRQIAGKVVPVALVLRNQPPSRLHVAFNAVLGLFKGMWLTLRYFWSPEDIVTRQYPENRDTLTLTERFRGNLRFKFPNETAHETHAALLEHLAHETQTDANVAAEWIREDDETRWYHNCTGCAKCEEACPNASIRIMTRHGEILDDREIDRFVWRLDSCMFCNACVQACPWDAIEMTGGFENAVYDRRLLVYNLNRLAGPRINLIQDEANPEVRKRMIEKRDRYGGPVPLNGTGLPNLPPLTAALALEHHAGGPEQAPGAA; from the coding sequence ATGGGTATGATCCACTCCATACGGGTCGTCAACGAGCAACGCCAGATCGCCGGCAAGGTCGTGCCGGTGGCCCTGGTCCTGCGCAACCAACCGCCGAGCCGGCTGCACGTCGCGTTCAACGCGGTGCTGGGGCTGTTCAAGGGAATGTGGCTTACGCTGCGCTATTTCTGGTCGCCGGAAGACATCGTTACCCGGCAGTATCCGGAGAACCGCGATACCTTGACGCTCACCGAACGGTTTCGCGGAAACCTGCGATTCAAGTTTCCGAACGAAACCGCGCACGAAACGCACGCGGCGCTGCTCGAGCACCTCGCCCACGAGACGCAGACCGACGCAAACGTCGCGGCAGAGTGGATTCGCGAGGACGACGAAACGCGCTGGTACCACAATTGCACCGGCTGCGCGAAGTGCGAAGAGGCGTGCCCGAACGCGTCCATACGCATCATGACGCGCCACGGCGAGATTCTCGACGATCGCGAGATCGATCGCTTTGTGTGGCGGCTGGACTCGTGCATGTTCTGCAACGCGTGCGTGCAGGCGTGCCCCTGGGACGCGATCGAGATGACCGGTGGGTTCGAGAACGCCGTGTACGACCGGCGCCTGCTGGTATACAACCTGAACAGGCTCGCCGGGCCGCGCATCAATCTGATTCAGGACGAGGCGAACCCGGAAGTGCGCAAGCGGATGATCGAGAAGCGCGACCGCTACGGCGGGCCGGTGCCGCTCAATGGAACCGGACTCCCAAACCTTCCACCCTTGACCGCCGCGCTTGCGCTTGAACACCACGCGGGCGGTCCCGAACAGGCCCCGGGGGCGGCATGA
- a CDS encoding NADH-quinone oxidoreductase subunit N — MNIAYPEIVVAATAFVVLVGDMFMTERARVALAPLSALGLALGIAVTALFTPASGELLGGRFAMDPVAWWFKIAFMVAALVSVVLSMDTLDGRARVRARGMGFRGEYYMVLLSSVVGMMLLVSARDLATLFVSLEVATLPLFVLAAWRRDDPKSGEAGLKYVILGALASAFIGYGFSILYGLARSTDLDIIAHSVSGEYTPAFLLAVALVLAGTGFKLTVVPFHMWAADVYQGAPTPVTAYLSVASKAAGLAFAFQVLFRLFGNWLPQWGMLIAVFAALTMTLGNVVAIVQHNVKRFMAYSAISQAGYFLLGFLGSANEGVPAMLFYLVVYVVSNLAAFACIVWFANETGKEQIEDYRGLSLTNPLVALAMMVALFSLAGIPPLSGFVGKFFLFNIASKAGYHWLVALAAVNSTISLYYYLRVVRQMYIEPVDAEASTPGVSRNVGVTLALLSLAIVVLGIVPTFYERIHASTVAWLLSLSAG, encoded by the coding sequence ATGAACATCGCGTACCCCGAAATTGTCGTGGCGGCAACGGCCTTCGTCGTGCTCGTCGGCGACATGTTCATGACCGAACGTGCGCGCGTGGCGTTGGCGCCGCTCTCCGCGCTCGGCCTCGCGCTGGGTATTGCCGTGACGGCGCTATTCACGCCCGCCTCCGGCGAATTGTTGGGCGGGCGCTTCGCGATGGACCCGGTAGCGTGGTGGTTCAAAATCGCGTTCATGGTCGCCGCGCTCGTCTCGGTGGTGCTCTCCATGGACACGCTCGATGGCCGTGCGCGCGTCCGCGCCCGCGGCATGGGGTTCCGCGGCGAGTACTACATGGTCCTGCTTTCGAGCGTCGTGGGCATGATGCTGCTCGTGTCCGCCCGCGATCTCGCCACGCTATTTGTCAGCCTCGAAGTCGCGACCCTTCCGCTCTTCGTGCTGGCGGCGTGGCGGCGCGACGATCCCAAGTCCGGCGAAGCGGGATTGAAGTACGTGATCCTCGGCGCGTTGGCGTCGGCGTTCATTGGGTACGGGTTCAGCATTCTCTACGGCCTGGCGCGCAGCACGGACCTCGACATCATTGCGCACAGCGTCTCCGGCGAATACACACCGGCGTTCCTGCTTGCGGTTGCGCTTGTGCTCGCGGGCACGGGCTTCAAACTGACGGTTGTTCCGTTCCACATGTGGGCCGCGGACGTATATCAAGGCGCGCCCACGCCGGTCACCGCATACCTTTCCGTGGCGTCGAAAGCGGCGGGCCTGGCGTTCGCATTCCAGGTTCTGTTCCGCCTGTTCGGGAACTGGCTGCCGCAATGGGGCATGTTGATCGCCGTGTTCGCGGCGCTGACGATGACGCTCGGCAACGTGGTCGCTATCGTCCAGCACAACGTCAAACGCTTCATGGCGTACAGCGCCATTTCGCAGGCGGGCTACTTCCTGCTCGGTTTTCTCGGGAGCGCGAACGAGGGCGTGCCCGCAATGCTCTTCTACCTCGTCGTGTACGTCGTCAGCAATCTCGCCGCCTTCGCGTGCATTGTCTGGTTCGCGAACGAAACCGGCAAAGAGCAGATCGAAGACTACCGTGGCCTGTCGCTGACCAATCCGCTGGTGGCGCTCGCGATGATGGTCGCACTGTTCAGCCTTGCGGGAATTCCGCCGCTATCGGGGTTCGTCGGAAAATTCTTCTTGTTCAATATTGCGTCCAAGGCGGGCTACCACTGGCTCGTCGCCCTCGCGGCCGTAAACTCGACAATCTCGCTCTACTACTACCTCCGCGTCGTCCGCCAAATGTACATCGAGCCCGTGGACGCGGAAGCATCCACACCGGGCGTGTCCCGAAACGTCGGCGTGACCCTGGCGTTGCTGTCCCTCGCCATCGTAGTCCTCGGAATCGTGCCGACGTTCTACGAAAGGATTCACGCCAGCACAGTCGCCTGGCTCCTGTCGCTGTCCGCGGGATAG
- a CDS encoding NADH-quinone oxidoreductase subunit M, whose translation MGLVSWLIALPFLTMVAVVLVPERHWRSIRWISAAGTGAGLALTAYVVYRYWVEAAGDVELLRGATLTKLYLVERVAWFEPLGIQYFVGIDGISASMVVLTSIIIFCGVLASWNVETRTKEFFALLLLLVTGVFGVFLSYDLFLFFMFYELAVLPMYLLIGIWGTGPKEYAAMKLTLMLLVGSAFVLVGFLALYHESGLHTFDLQQLASVSYSGRFQWWFFPMIFVGFGVIGALFPFHTWSPDGHSSAPTAVSMLHAGVLMKLGGYGALRIAVYVLPEGAKAWALFFMGLTTINILYGSFGAIMQRDLKYFTAYSSVSHCGFVLFGVAALNLMGFKGAVLQMFSHGIMTGLFFGLIGIVYGRTHTRVIPEMGGLAKVMPWLATSFYIAGLASLGLPGLSGFVAETHVFLGGFFGNPWSNTIATRTLTIIATLSIVVTAVYVLRGLAMVFQGPIRDPHFEELRDATLTEKLSTGLLVATLLFVGMAPWLMIDLIEPSLYPFINRLQGTVTAGLTGEM comes from the coding sequence ATGGGCCTTGTCAGTTGGCTGATCGCACTGCCGTTCCTGACGATGGTGGCGGTGGTGCTCGTGCCCGAGCGGCACTGGCGGTCCATTCGGTGGATTTCCGCCGCAGGCACGGGCGCCGGCCTCGCGCTCACCGCGTACGTCGTGTACCGCTATTGGGTCGAGGCCGCGGGCGACGTGGAACTCTTGCGCGGCGCGACGCTGACGAAACTGTATCTCGTCGAACGCGTGGCTTGGTTCGAACCGCTCGGCATCCAATACTTCGTTGGCATCGACGGCATCTCCGCGAGCATGGTCGTGCTGACGTCGATCATCATCTTCTGCGGCGTGCTTGCGAGTTGGAACGTCGAGACGCGCACGAAGGAATTTTTCGCGCTGCTCCTGCTGCTGGTCACGGGCGTGTTCGGGGTTTTCCTCAGCTACGACCTGTTTCTCTTCTTCATGTTCTACGAACTTGCCGTACTGCCCATGTACCTGCTCATCGGCATCTGGGGCACGGGGCCGAAAGAATACGCCGCGATGAAGCTGACGCTCATGCTCCTCGTAGGCAGCGCGTTTGTGCTCGTCGGGTTCCTGGCGCTGTACCACGAATCCGGCCTGCACACTTTCGACCTGCAACAACTCGCCTCGGTCTCCTACTCGGGCCGCTTCCAGTGGTGGTTCTTCCCGATGATCTTTGTAGGGTTCGGCGTGATCGGCGCCCTGTTTCCGTTTCACACCTGGTCGCCTGACGGGCACAGTTCCGCGCCAACCGCTGTGTCGATGTTGCACGCCGGCGTGCTGATGAAGCTCGGCGGCTACGGCGCGCTGCGCATCGCCGTATACGTGCTGCCCGAAGGCGCGAAGGCGTGGGCGCTCTTCTTCATGGGCCTCACGACGATCAACATTCTGTACGGATCGTTCGGCGCGATCATGCAGCGCGACTTGAAGTACTTCACCGCGTACTCGTCCGTCAGCCATTGCGGGTTCGTGCTGTTCGGCGTAGCGGCGTTGAACCTCATGGGCTTCAAAGGCGCGGTGCTGCAAATGTTCAGTCACGGTATTATGACCGGACTCTTCTTCGGGCTGATTGGCATTGTCTACGGCCGCACGCATACCCGCGTCATCCCCGAAATGGGCGGGCTTGCGAAGGTCATGCCGTGGCTGGCGACGTCTTTTTACATCGCGGGTCTGGCAAGCCTCGGCTTGCCGGGGCTGTCCGGATTCGTCGCGGAAACGCACGTGTTCCTTGGCGGGTTCTTCGGCAATCCATGGTCCAACACGATCGCGACGCGCACACTCACCATCATCGCGACGCTTTCGATTGTAGTCACTGCTGTGTATGTACTGCGCGGCCTTGCGATGGTGTTTCAAGGTCCGATCAGGGACCCGCACTTCGAGGAGCTTCGCGACGCCACGCTGACAGAAAAACTTTCTACGGGCCTGCTTGTGGCGACCTTGCTGTTTGTCGGCATGGCGCCCTGGCTCATGATCGATCTGATTGAACCGTCATTGTACCCCTTTATTAACCGGCTCCAGGGCACGGTAACCGCGGGTCTGACGGGCGAAATGTGA
- a CDS encoding NADH-quinone oxidoreductase subunit J — translation MIADATYTVLFYGLSIAVVVLALAAVNARQLLRAALGLMGMLALSAGFYVMLRAEFLAGVQILVYVGGIVVLIVFAIMLTRSSELLEDHPRAATRAFGAVFSIAFMLISCMALRATEFPVVPNAAPSGDEIHKIGVALLDRGSAGYLLPFEVVSLLLLVAVVGGTVVARKTPPKDQPFTTGGDLRGETILHPARVQDESPPAGGKP, via the coding sequence ATGATCGCGGACGCCACATACACCGTCCTGTTCTACGGGTTGTCGATCGCCGTTGTCGTGCTCGCGCTGGCCGCGGTCAACGCGCGCCAACTCCTGCGCGCCGCGCTCGGCCTGATGGGTATGCTTGCGCTCAGCGCGGGATTCTATGTCATGTTGCGCGCGGAGTTTCTCGCGGGCGTTCAGATTCTCGTATACGTCGGCGGCATTGTCGTGCTGATCGTGTTTGCAATTATGCTGACCCGATCGTCGGAGCTTTTGGAAGACCATCCGCGCGCGGCGACCCGTGCGTTCGGCGCGGTGTTTTCAATTGCGTTTATGCTCATCTCGTGCATGGCCCTGCGCGCAACGGAGTTCCCCGTCGTGCCGAACGCAGCGCCGTCTGGCGACGAAATCCACAAAATCGGCGTGGCGCTTCTCGATAGGGGATCGGCGGGATACCTCCTTCCGTTCGAAGTGGTTTCGCTGTTGCTGCTGGTGGCGGTCGTCGGCGGCACGGTCGTCGCGCGCAAGACGCCGCCAAAAGACCAGCCATTTACAACCGGCGGCGACCTTCGCGGCGAAACGATTCTGCATCCCGCCCGCGTCCAGGACGAATCGCCGCCCGCCGGGGGCAAACCATGA
- a CDS encoding NADH-quinone oxidoreductase subunit D has translation MAGTRGLRSSRRALRQPSRPAPRVSRRRLAGVSVAQRLSGRVHAGAAEVSVQVRTLDELLHAPLIADSELTTQEYLVNMGPQHPIAHGSLRVVLRLDGETVKHVIPVPGYVHRGVEKMCEHLTYRQIVPYTDRLDYLSAIMNNWAVARMVEAAAGIPTNYRIETIRTIMAELQRLQSHALWWGVTGMDLGAYTAFLYGFREREIIGEIFEETIGARLTMNYIQPGGLMYDIKPDFAAKVKKLLPYLKDCIEQYETLLSGNVIFQERLRNIGMIDGARALALGCTGPILRASGVPYDLRAAEPYGMYGKVQFNVVVGAVGDCWDRYYVRLEEMRESIRIIEQLIDNIPEGPIATLRYNDDIILPEGLHYGHVETARGVFGVLAASDGTSKTPYRLHFRSPNFNNLWVVTAIAAGWRIADFIAIQSSLDLVIPDIDR, from the coding sequence ATGGCAGGAACGCGAGGCCTACGATCTTCTCGGCGTGCTCTACGACAACCATCCCGACCTGCGCCGCGTGTTTCTCGAAGACGACTGGCCGGGGTTTCCGTTGCGCAAAGATTATCAGGACGAGTACATGCTGGAGCTGCCGAAGTGAGCGTGCAGGTCCGAACGCTCGACGAACTGCTGCACGCGCCGCTCATTGCCGACAGCGAACTGACGACGCAGGAATACCTCGTCAACATGGGGCCTCAGCACCCCATCGCGCACGGCTCGTTGCGCGTCGTGCTGCGGCTGGACGGCGAGACGGTCAAGCACGTCATTCCCGTTCCAGGATACGTCCACCGCGGCGTCGAGAAGATGTGCGAACACCTGACCTACCGCCAGATCGTTCCGTATACCGATCGGCTCGATTACCTGTCCGCGATTATGAACAACTGGGCCGTCGCACGGATGGTCGAAGCCGCCGCGGGCATTCCGACGAACTATCGCATCGAAACGATTCGCACAATCATGGCGGAACTCCAGCGTCTCCAGAGTCACGCGCTGTGGTGGGGCGTGACGGGCATGGACCTCGGCGCGTACACGGCGTTTCTCTACGGGTTCCGCGAGCGCGAGATCATCGGCGAAATCTTCGAGGAAACAATCGGCGCGCGGCTCACGATGAATTACATTCAGCCCGGCGGGCTGATGTACGACATCAAGCCCGATTTTGCCGCGAAGGTGAAGAAACTCCTTCCGTACCTGAAAGACTGCATCGAACAATACGAGACGCTGTTGAGCGGAAACGTGATCTTCCAGGAGCGTCTGCGCAACATCGGCATGATCGACGGTGCGCGCGCGCTTGCGCTCGGGTGCACCGGGCCGATCCTGCGCGCGAGCGGCGTCCCATACGACCTGCGCGCAGCCGAGCCCTACGGCATGTATGGCAAGGTGCAGTTCAACGTCGTCGTTGGCGCCGTCGGGGACTGCTGGGACCGGTACTACGTGCGGCTCGAAGAAATGCGGGAATCCATTCGCATCATCGAGCAACTCATCGACAATATCCCAGAAGGCCCGATCGCTACGCTGCGATACAACGACGACATCATCCTTCCAGAAGGCCTGCACTATGGACATGTGGAAACGGCGCGCGGCGTATTCGGAGTGCTCGCCGCATCCGACGGAACGAGCAAAACGCCGTACCGGCTGCACTTCCGCTCGCCCAATTTCAACAACCTCTGGGTAGTTACGGCAATCGCCGCGGGTTGGCGTATCGCCGACTTTATCGCAATCCAGTCGAGCCTCGATTTGGTCATACCGGACATCGATCGATGA
- the nuoK gene encoding NADH-quinone oxidoreductase subunit NuoK — MTELLARFAPGIAEWLTLCAVLYAIGLYGLLTRRNAIAILMAVEIMLNAAALNFVAFNRFIAPDAVDGHVMAIFIIVMAAAEIVVGMAIVVALYRLRGSVDVNQMNSMKG; from the coding sequence ATGACGGAATTGCTGGCACGCTTTGCGCCGGGGATAGCGGAATGGCTGACGTTGTGCGCCGTCCTGTACGCGATAGGCCTTTACGGATTGCTCACGCGCCGCAACGCCATCGCGATCCTGATGGCCGTCGAGATCATGCTGAACGCGGCGGCACTGAATTTTGTAGCTTTCAATCGCTTTATCGCGCCGGATGCCGTCGATGGCCACGTCATGGCGATCTTCATCATCGTCATGGCCGCGGCCGAAATTGTGGTGGGCATGGCGATCGTCGTCGCGCTGTACCGCCTGCGCGGCAGTGTCGACGTGAACCAAATGAACTCGATGAAGGGTTGA
- the nuoH gene encoding NADH-quinone oxidoreductase subunit NuoH: protein MNATDIQPPPTAGRVWQTITVAQRAADSADENLWLTAGYFLASMAGVALLLSFLGMALIYIERKVAAHFQCRVGPMRVGPFGLLQTVADTVKLVFKEDFVPRMADRWLHMLAPFLALLVPVVLLALIPYSPAAQVADLNIGILFITAIGGFGVMGILIAGWSSNNKWSMIGAMRAGAQIISYELSATLALLVVVLFSGTMSLSGIVHSQESGWWIWRGHAAGLCAFLIYLVASTAELNRTPFDIPEGESELTAGFHTEYSGLRFAFFFLAEFINMFTVSALTATLFLGGWMPFHIGDWSAFNASMDAIPPALWFIGKTTAIIFIIMWFRWTFPRLRVDQLMHLEWKVLLPIGFANLLVASVVVLTNAYPFPVAAP from the coding sequence ATGAACGCAACGGATATACAGCCGCCGCCCACGGCCGGCCGCGTCTGGCAGACGATCACCGTCGCTCAACGCGCGGCGGATTCGGCCGATGAGAACCTCTGGCTCACGGCGGGCTACTTCCTCGCGTCAATGGCCGGCGTGGCGCTGCTGCTGTCGTTCCTCGGAATGGCGCTGATCTATATCGAGCGCAAGGTCGCCGCGCACTTCCAGTGCCGCGTCGGGCCAATGCGCGTAGGGCCCTTCGGTCTGTTGCAGACGGTCGCGGACACGGTCAAGCTTGTGTTCAAGGAAGATTTCGTACCGCGGATGGCCGACCGCTGGCTGCACATGCTGGCGCCGTTCCTCGCACTGCTCGTGCCGGTTGTTCTCTTGGCGCTCATTCCATACTCGCCCGCCGCCCAAGTCGCCGACCTCAATATAGGCATCTTGTTCATCACCGCCATCGGTGGGTTCGGCGTGATGGGAATCCTGATTGCGGGATGGAGTTCGAACAACAAGTGGTCGATGATTGGGGCCATGCGCGCGGGCGCGCAGATCATCTCGTACGAGCTGTCCGCCACGCTCGCGCTCTTGGTCGTCGTCTTGTTCTCCGGCACGATGTCGCTCTCCGGCATTGTGCACAGCCAGGAATCGGGCTGGTGGATTTGGCGCGGCCACGCTGCGGGACTTTGCGCGTTTCTAATCTATCTCGTCGCGTCGACCGCCGAGTTGAACCGCACTCCTTTCGACATACCTGAAGGCGAATCCGAGTTGACGGCGGGTTTCCATACGGAATACTCCGGCCTGCGCTTCGCCTTCTTCTTCCTCGCCGAGTTCATCAACATGTTTACGGTGTCGGCGTTGACCGCAACGCTGTTTCTCGGCGGCTGGATGCCGTTTCACATCGGCGACTGGTCGGCGTTCAACGCGTCGATGGACGCGATTCCCCCGGCGCTTTGGTTCATCGGTAAGACGACCGCAATCATTTTCATCATCATGTGGTTTCGCTGGACGTTCCCGCGCTTGCGCGTGGATCAACTCATGCACCTCGAATGGAAGGTATTGTTGCCGATCGGGTTCGCTAACCTGCTGGTCGCGTCGGTCGTGGTGCTTACGAACGCGTATCCGTTCCCGGTGGCGGCGCCATAG
- a CDS encoding NADH-quinone oxidoreductase subunit A has protein sequence MVVLAAAMVAGGLVVSRLVAPRRPGGLKDIPYECGEQPIGQAWIQFNVGYYLFGLLFLVFDVEAALMYPWAVVFRAVGLPGLIEMAIFMFVLILGLVYAWRKGVLEWV, from the coding sequence ATGGTCGTGCTGGCCGCCGCGATGGTGGCCGGAGGGCTGGTCGTTTCCCGTCTGGTCGCGCCGCGACGTCCCGGCGGGCTCAAGGACATCCCCTACGAATGCGGCGAGCAACCCATCGGCCAGGCCTGGATTCAGTTCAACGTCGGCTACTACCTTTTCGGCCTGCTCTTTCTTGTATTCGACGTTGAAGCGGCGCTGATGTATCCATGGGCGGTCGTGTTCCGCGCCGTCGGGCTGCCCGGACTCATCGAGATGGCCATCTTCATGTTCGTCCTCATCCTCGGCCTCGTGTACGCGTGGCGGAAAGGGGTCCTGGAATGGGTGTAG